TACCAAGATTTATCTACGCATACAGTCCATCGATTCTTACCAATTGCATCTTCAGGAGAAATGCTGATATTATCTGTGTAGAGATATTCTAAGAAAGCCCGATAAACTGGGTAGGAAAACTGATTCATTTCAATTACTCCTCCTTCACTGCCTTGCAGAAATGAACGAAAATGTTCACacctaataaaatataaacaaacactaagaaatgcaaacaaaaacagaCAACCATACAACATACAACTGAAAGACATAAAGCAACAATTTTAGAATATAATCTCCGTATTATACTTTATGTATTTGTACTAAAGAACCCGACCGGAATCTGCCACACAGGAACATGCAGAAAAACTGTGTCAATTAGGTAACACATACATAGAGGCACTCAGCGGCCCCTTCTGCAATCTTGTGTAGTGTACGAGCCGATTGGCAGCCAACTAACTTCTATATGGAAGTCTCATGCGTTCATCAGTATGAAACAAGCTCAAAATACAAGAGAAAGGTTCAAATCATCCTGACTAGAagcacatttatattttttttatgttcacatTCATTCTTTACATATTACCTTATATCACATCTGTTAATATTAGTGGCTTAAGGGGTATTGATTTTTCAATATAATCCAGGGCAGTGCTGATCGCAATACAtgcgatcagccagcaggggggaCATTGGaaatcccagcagggtctagaaagCCTTTCCTGTCATCCAGTGAACTTTAGGTGGGTGTAACAGTATGCTTTAAGCAGAGTGAAAATCTcagtcagtccttggtcttgtcttagattcaggatagctttatgcctattccatctatgtttaaattctctggATGTGTTAGCACCTACCATGCCTGCTAGGAGGTGGTTCCCATGACCGACTTAAAAAGCTTTGGGCTGTGGGTCAATCACACTGGAAGGGCCCCTTCTCTGGATTTCGCGTCTTGAGTCAGctctttctcctcctttttctctgaTTTCTGTCTCTTGTAGTCTCTATTTTCCTTCTATTCAATTCCTTCCTCCTTCTTGGACAATTTCTCGTGCCCTATCTCCTTATTTGCACCTCTCATCTTTTCCTCTTTTTACGTATTTCATCCTCTTTCTAACTCATattctatacacatacacacagatatgcacatacatattgAACttcggagagcggtcacaactgCATTTTGCCACTTGCAAGATGGCGCGCAAGGGGAGCCAATTCAATGTgccctaaaaaatatatatattttggaaaactagacaccccagggtatttcaaatgctcctgagagcccagctttctaattacAATATGATTACTAAAAtcaattaaagaagaaaaaaaaaaattatgatttgattgggtaaattgaattggccgggttcaacaatgtccagATTAACAAAGGGGGCGGATGACCACGTCAAATTTTCAATTTGCAAAATGCACACgtctcaaatgtggccttttagcccccaaccaacaaacccatgcgTGGGGggtgctgaacacatattggggggttgtacTTCCCACACAAGTACAACATGCGAGGggaaaaatgcacacaaaaatactactgcaaactctGACAAAGGccggtggtaaaatgtgtgcatggaaagagtacaaattccagcatttgaaataccctggggtgtctagttttccaaaatatatatgtttttttagggcacattgaattggctgggctcaaagatgtaccaaatagggcatgggcgcAGGATCACCAAACGTCAAAGTTCAACaatgaaaaatgcgcatgccccaaatgtggcccttttgcgcCCAAACAGCCAGGtaaacccatgcatggatgatatcgctgtactcaggagatgttactgaacacatactgTCACAAAGggcacaaacaaataaaaatcagccattgtcacaaaggggtaaaataaacttccctcctgtacattgttaaatccctttaagtcaTCTGTGGTTTGCACTCATTGTCTGCTTGAACGAGCCAGTCAATTGCAGGAGAGTGCTCCTattgaaaatgtgaaaatcaTGAACAAATCTGAACAGATTTCTGCCTGCAGTGTTTGTCGCAACACAGTGGAGCAGACTGCTGGTAAGTATATGACTTGTATTTTCAGCGGAACACATCTGCTgcacaggggaaaaaaacagctggGGCAGGCAAAAGAGGCAAATATAGTATAGTGGGACCTTCAAATTAAAGTTTACCGTATTTTAAAAGGGACACGGcggtcatcatatgcactttagtgCACATGCACGGAAAACACTCACTCATTTTAATACAAGTGCTTTTCTGCCTTTCATTGGCTGCTATAAGTAGCTTATCAGTGGTGTGAAATCTCATAAGggagggctgcagcttctccctaaggtattATTTTGGTTCTGTAGGcttaatgaatgcatatgaaagtaataaagtgctttaatatgcatttgttgATCAGGGAGTCCCTTAATTAGGACAAACCTTAAACTTCAGTAACACTGTGGGATTTACCAACACAATCTGGAGTTTGCAGGCCATTAAAGGTTAATTGAATATTTAATCTAATGGAATTCACATTGCATTAAGAAGGGCCCTCCGCAGTGAGCACCTCCTGCAAAAATGGCTGAGGCGCCCCAGTGAGAATCATTTAGCTCTATGTAACATTCCAAAAAGTGGGCAATTACTAATCTAACACTTTACCAAAATGCCATTTGAAGTAGACATTTGGAGGGCAGGATTAACCCTGATAGAATGATAACATTGATTGGAAAGTTAGAGTGAAAACAAAGGCTCATATTTGTTAagttttttgtctaatttgtgAATACAATTTTTGCAATGTTTTCAATATTCACCTCAAAGCACAAAAGGCCTTGTGGGCCTCAGTACTGCATCACCCAGGAGAACCATACGTTGCACACCACACATTTTCCTTCCATAGATCAATATGTTTTGGTGGACATCAGTTGCAGGACTAGAAAACCCCCCATGCACTCCCTGTAAATTAAGGTAAAGCAATAGGCCAGCATATGGAGCACAAGGCACGGTTACCTATGGGTTAAACTGACGACGGCATTACACAAAGCGTTTAACAAAATGTGTCTACTGAGTAACTTGGTATCCTTGCCCTACTAAAAACTGTCAAGTCGTCTGCAACATCTTTCTTATTTATCTGTGTGATgcctttttattgttaaattatttggTAGTTACACATTGTCCCACCTAATTAGAAGGAAAACCTTGGTCTCCCTTTGTGAATTAGTGTCAGGGTCAGGCTGTGTATGTAAAGCAACGTGCAATTAATCACAAACCCACGTCATAAATTGAGCCCAGCAAGGTCCAAGGGTACATACTGCAGCAAaccccaacaaaaaaaatgtacagctaAGTATATCTGGATCTTACCTGATCTGAAGAAGAACCTTGTggacataaatgtatttattatccaCTAAAAATTTGAAATCAGCTGTGTCTGGATTGTCAAATTCTTTCTTTAGTGATTCAGCAACTGTGAGGTGGCCATCTGGCTCTACAGAAAATTGcatgaattaacaaaaaaaaaaaaaaattttaaatgcTGAGCTATCATATGCACCAAAGTGTTCTGCTTAAGAAAGCCTGTGCAATTTAGTTTTAACATAAAGGTTTGGAGCAAGTACAAAAAGCatcaaaagcaaacaaaatgaaaatacctGCCCTTcaagaaatataaacataataaggATGCCCTCAAAAACGCATTACTATAAAGTTAGAAGGTCGTGGTATAAATTAAACTTGTGTAAGGGGACTGAGAGAAGAACTGGGCCTTGTAATCTTTTAAAGCAAAGGCTCCTTTCAAGGGTAACATCAACCAGTAAACATATCTTACCTACAGACAGGAGACGCCACATTACTGCAGGTGTGGAGAAGCAAGCAAAAACATCATCGGTGCAGACAAAGTGGGTGAGATGTGGAAGGATAACAGATTGTCCTCGACATTGGCCCCACATATAGATCTGACCACTTTGAGACTTGGCAGCAGATGTGTGAGATGAGTGACAAGCGGCAATCTCAACTATTCTGTTTaccaaaaacatatttgatTTTCAGCGATTTCAGGTTTTTATTCATTGAAGATGAATTTTTATAGAAAACTAAAAAGTTAGGAAacttaaatcatatatatatataatgcatggtCACCATACTGCCATCATTAATCAAGAGCGTATACAAACAATTGAATCTATAGCACAGAAATGAAAAATTGCTGCTCAGCAGTATCATACTCCATAGTTAGCTTTTTTATCTAACACTTATAGAATTTCCCAGCACTGTTACCAGGAACTGATAatgcttaaatatataaaaaaggaaatcttCTATGATATCATAAAGCCACAACCTTACATAAAACAGAAGACTGGTGGCAAAAAGAATTCACTACTATCAAATGAAAAAGTTTACCAAAATTTATAAAACCTGTTCTCGCAGTGTCAAATTAGGGCACTCTAGACACTCCTTAGATGCACACAACTCTTTTCCTACAGTTCTAACCTGGTGATTAAAAGGTCCCGGCTACCAGACGCATCCAAGATTGTTATTAAATGGAATCAAAGAAAATCAATAGATCACGGAAATGTCTCAAACCATCTAAATACAtgggttttaaaatagcaattgTTATGCATTCAAAAACATTTCGAGATGCTGAATATAGAAAGCTACTAAAACAAAGACAAGTACTTTGCATTAACTTGTTTATGGAAACACTTGAAAGATCCCAAGTGGATCATATTTAACAGTAAAGTACGCACATGATAGTTTAATATGGAGACTAAATAATGAATTGTTTAAGGAAAACCACTTGAAGGAGCACTTCAATTATTTGCTCTGATTAGAAAACAAGATTAATGGTGGAAGCCTTTTAAGTGTGTTAATACCTACTTAATTCTATGGAAAGCGAGGACAGTGTGAGAAGCTCCTGCAAAACTAAAAGAACCAGAAGTCAAGGATTTGAGCTAGTTCTGACCCATTACTACATTTGCCACTGACTGCACTGGGAAGAGGTAAATCATAtttctaattttattattatattaataaaatggcaATATGGACTTCCcatcaagagagagagaaaaaaagaatgaagtGGTGACCTAACAGAAACAATAGTGTTAacacattattatgtatttacagTAACCTACAGGGCCTGTCTCTGGATTTTTAAGGTTTatgataatttttaaaaaaatgaagtttGTTTTTACTAGACACCATGAAGCCAGTGATAAAACGCAGCAGAAgctaagtaataataataggacCATACATATTAGGGGAACACtcctttattatactgtaaaccaCTAAGAGTGTTTTGGGCACAGCCTCCCTGATCGGTCACGGCCTCCATACTGGCACTCATGGCCTACTACCAGGGACTATGCCTCAAAGCACATAACTCCTGAGCATCCTGTGGTCTTTTGGGGCCCAGAGACCCCATCTGGGGATTGGGGCTGGTGGACACATTGCAAACAAAGTGCTTTAGCCCACCCTACATTTTCATCAGCAAGCAGAGAGCAATTCAAATTAGATTTTGTGTATAATTGATTCCACTAAAATTTGATCTGTCTCCTTGTCATTAACTGTCTTTTGGAGTTatcttgtaatttttttttttatatcaatttaaaaaaaaaaaaaaaaaaggattctgtccaaatatataatttacatatttatagggctgaaacaactaatcgataaaatcgataataatcaataatgaaaatcgttgtcaacgattttcattatcgattaatcgaatcgatttttatcgattataaagagaggttttttcagagcaaatgctctgaaaaactcctctccttatataatccgacctcaaacagagatcggattataacactagaatccagatcccacgcaacgttgcaggggacctggattcccctcactgtcggccggtctctcgcttccgtctctctcccccctcccatacacccctctgactcctcccccagAGTGGAGTgagggaggagccagagtggtgtatgggagggggaggggccagagtggtatatgggtgagttatagtggtgtatgggggggtattatgaatttcagtgcatatagggggtataaggcatatcgatattaggcatatcaggggggcataaaacatatctgggggtaaaaggtatatcagggtgctcagttgcatatcactggcatataaggagtataacgCATAtaaggggcacagtggaatctggcatataagaggtataagccatatatgggggcagagtggcaagctgggggtcagatgtgcataactgggggcagtttggtaaataaaagaaaatataaacaaggcttttttctcatagtttttattaaatatgaaaaatagttaacatatgaattaatatttactaataactttgtattaaaacctagtttgagaaacaccgtttgggttcttgtagcttttatttatttatttatttattattatgtcagtaaaataagaaggtgaatagagagaggccattgcaatagagagatgaaagtgtaaattgtacgttttttattacaatttttcttcaatttaaaataatgtatttttttatccgattaatcgaaaaaataatcggccaactaatcgattattaaaaaaatcgttagttgcagccctatatatttatttgatgttAAAAGCTGTGGGTGCCTACTATCTCAATATACAGACtacaaaaattataaaagcATAGAAGGACAACTTTTTCATGAGATACACAAATTACCATGCTAgtaaacaaatagaaaaatacCTCTCCTTTTCCACACACACTTGGACAGGATAGGACTGGTTGCTTTTATTCCCTATTCCCAGCTGGCCATAGGAATTGGCTCCCCAACTATATATTCCACCTTCATCTGTTAAAGCCAATGTATGTGCATATCCACACGCAacctatatatatttgttggaaaacaaaaataataactgtTTATACAAGGAAATTtagtacatattttttattattatttccaattACTGTTAAATGGTGAGAATTTACATAGTTAAACCGCACGTACCCCTATGTGGACGTACCTGCTCCACTCGAACACCCTGTAGAGCTGCTATCCGACATGGTGTTGGCTGGTTGCCACTGCTGCCCAGCCCCAGCTGCCCATTTCCATTGTAGCCCCACGCATATACCttcaagaacaaaaataaatatgctaCAAGCCCCATACAAATAAACCTGTTTATTGCTAACACACATTTGACAaggtttaatataaaaataccaaaaattaaCTAGTACAGAAAGAGGTTTCAAAATGTGGCTGCATTAATTTAGATTAAGTGTAATATTTAACTTTATATAGCAACCTTTCCTAGACTGATGAAAACTCCTCTGGGTTCCCTATTACCATATCCTCACTCACTCAGTCCCAGCAAGTGAAGGGCTAATGTATAATTTTAACGTATaaactttatgtatttaatgtgCCTTCAAGCATTGCTGACCTAACAATTGTGCTGCTTTTTGGTGGATCTACCTAAAAAGCAGATACACAAAAGTGAATGAGaacataacaaatatttaaaagattTTGCAATTACCTCTCCATTGTCCACAACAGCCATGGAGCTCATCTGGCCGCACGCAATTCCTATTACGATTTTATTCTGCAAACAGCTGGTGACTTTCCTGGGTATTGGCTGATTGGCAGTAGAGCCTGATCCAACTTGGCCCGAGTTATTATAGCCCCAAGCATAAACCTAAAAGAGTGAATTAACAGATTACAGTGGATAAAACGTACAGGAATTATTCTGAACGTCAGATGCAGGGACCTGGCAGCACACCAGAAGAATGCAAAACAAGTGAGGCCCGATCTCCAGCTTGCGAGGAGCACGTTGCATTTTCTGATGGATATTTCTGGACACGCGTACTATAAAGTTCTCATAGCATCCACTGTGCTTTACAATTTATGAGGATTTCATTCAAACTGACACAAAGGGAGCACTGCATGATATGAGATAGCAGGGAACCTGCTTGAGAATGGTTATAAACTAGAAACTAGTCACCTTCTGGAATAGAAAGGAATACGAGGAGAAATGTGTGACAGGGTCCAGCCAGCaggtgcatttttatttaaactctTTAAAGCTTTCTATAAGGGTGAGTATACATAAagatatacagtgctgtgaaaaaagtatttccccCCTTTtactgatttcttctatttatgCTTATTTGTCATATTTAAATGCTTCAGATCATCCAAGTAagtttaatataagacaagcacaatgtgagtaaacacaCAATGCAGCTTTTacatgatcatttcatttattgaagagTAACTcaatcacccatgtgaaaaagtaattaccCCTCAAACCTaattggcaatgagtcttttacatcgctGCAGAGGAATTTTcgtggcagaattgttttaattcggACACATTGGAGGGTTTGAGCATGAACTGTCTTTTTTCAGGTGATGACACAGCACCTCAATTGGATTGAAGTGAGGACTTTGACTAGGTCACTCCAAAACCCTTCTTTTGAATTATTTTGAGCCACTCAGAGGTGGACTTCGTTCGGTTCATTGtgctgctgcataacccaactgcactTGAGCTTCAGGTCACAAACTCATTGGGCCTTACAGAGGTCAATGACTTTGTTCCTCGTCTcggttcttgaatttctttacaCTGTTTATaccatctttatttttttataaagaatacACTTCAATTCCGGACTATGTACAAATCTTTGTATAACacaagaaaatacaataaaaagaatcctctgtgtataaaatgataaattgtGTTCTTACCTCTCCATCTGATGTTGCCACCATTGAATGGTGAGAGCCACATGCCACACTGATAACCTTTTTGTTTATCAAGTTAGTGGAGACCTGGCAAGGAATGAGTGCTTGACTGGTTGATCCGTTGCCCAACTGGCTATAAGCATTATGACCCCAGCTATATACCTCACCATCTGTAGAAATACAAATGTTGCAATTTGTTTCGAATTGGAAAAC
This sequence is a window from Spea bombifrons isolate aSpeBom1 chromosome 2, aSpeBom1.2.pri, whole genome shotgun sequence. Protein-coding genes within it:
- the RCBTB2 gene encoding RCC1 and BTB domain-containing protein 2, whose product is MVDIGKWPIFALCPPDDLKFVQQACVFGAGNEVLYITKSDEVFVIGTNCSGCLGTGDGQSTIEPRRLDVLSGKKIVGLSYGSGPHVIIINSDGEVYSWGHNAYSQLGNGSTSQALIPCQVSTNLINKKVISVACGSHHSMVATSDGEVYAWGYNNSGQVGSGSTANQPIPRKVTSCLQNKIVIGIACGQMSSMAVVDNGEVYAWGYNGNGQLGLGSSGNQPTPCRIAALQGVRVEQVACGYAHTLALTDEGGIYSWGANSYGQLGIGNKSNQSYPVQVCVEKERIVEIAACHSSHTSAAKSQSGQIYMWGQCRGQSVILPHLTHFVCTDDVFACFSTPAVMWRLLSVEPDGHLTVAESLKKEFDNPDTADFKFLVDNKYIYVHKVLLQIRCEHFRSFLQGSEGGVIEMNQFSYPVYRAFLEYLYTDNISISPEDAIGLLELATLYRENRLKQLCQQTIKQGICEENAVVLLSAAVKYDAQDLEEFCFRFCINHMTVVTQTDAFAEMDSDLLKNFINKASRVGAFKN